In Geminocystis sp. NIES-3708, a single window of DNA contains:
- a CDS encoding LysR substrate-binding domain-containing protein, which yields MAQMTLDQLRVFLAVAEHLHFTRAADTLYVTQPAVSAAIQNLEIEYGVKLFHRLGRHIEITEAGRLLQVEAPKILDQVALTERALKELNNLQRGELKIGSSLTIGNYWLPEKISQFQRTYPQININCTLANSEEISLGTANGKFDLGLIEGEVKSGFNDILHQEEIGSDRLLIIVGKQHPWFEKEKIKLSELNHTDWIMRESGSGTQQRLEEALMNWEINPKQLKTTLILNTGEMIKAILEQTQCAAGISELMVKKEIKLGTLKPVKIIDDRTVMLNNYQRNSKKLEMIRPFLKIKHRERFQTKIAQVFEKILSFME from the coding sequence ATGGCACAAATGACTTTAGATCAATTGCGAGTATTTCTTGCTGTTGCTGAACATTTACACTTTACTCGTGCCGCCGATACTTTATATGTTACGCAACCTGCTGTTAGTGCGGCTATTCAAAATTTAGAAATAGAATATGGTGTCAAGTTATTTCATCGTTTAGGAAGACATATTGAAATTACAGAGGCTGGAAGATTATTACAAGTAGAAGCACCAAAAATTTTAGATCAAGTTGCCTTGACAGAAAGAGCATTAAAAGAATTAAATAATTTACAAAGAGGAGAGTTAAAGATTGGCTCTAGTTTAACAATTGGTAATTATTGGTTACCAGAAAAAATTAGTCAATTTCAACGAACTTATCCACAAATTAATATTAATTGTACCTTAGCAAATAGTGAAGAAATTTCTTTAGGTACTGCCAATGGAAAATTTGATTTAGGTTTAATAGAAGGGGAAGTAAAATCTGGTTTTAATGATATTTTACACCAAGAAGAAATCGGCAGTGATCGACTGTTAATTATCGTCGGAAAACAACATCCTTGGTTTGAAAAAGAAAAAATTAAATTAAGCGAATTAAATCATACTGATTGGATTATGAGAGAGTCTGGTTCTGGTACTCAACAAAGATTAGAAGAAGCCTTAATGAACTGGGAAATTAATCCTAAGCAATTAAAAACTACTCTAATTTTAAATACAGGAGAAATGATAAAAGCTATTTTAGAACAGACTCAATGTGCGGCAGGAATTTCTGAATTAATGGTCAAAAAAGAGATTAAACTAGGAACTCTTAAACCTGTAAAAATAATAGATGATCGTACAGTGATGCTTAATAATTATCAGAGAAATTCTAAAAAGTTAGAAATGATTAGACCATTTTTAAAAATAAAACATCGTGAAAGATTCCAGACAAAAATAGCTCAAGTTTTTGAAAAAATTTTATCTTTTATGGAATAG
- a CDS encoding photosystem II reaction center protein K, whose amino-acid sequence MEATMLLAKLPEAYEIFKPLVDVLPIIPLFFLLLAFVWQAAVGFR is encoded by the coding sequence ATGGAAGCTACTATGTTATTGGCTAAACTACCAGAGGCTTACGAAATTTTTAAACCTTTAGTAGATGTATTGCCCATTATCCCTTTATTCTTTTTGTTATTAGCTTTTGTTTGGCAAGCAGCGGTTGGTTTTAGATAA
- a CDS encoding creatininase family protein: MQLHLCTWIEVETYLQHNNSIIIPIGSTEQHGPTGLIGTDAICAEKVALGVSNNVKTIVAPTINVGMALHHTAFPGTISLRPTTLIVYVQDYVTSLAKAGFRKFFFINGHGGNIATLKAAFSQIYDYLDCLNLVNSDQVKCKIANWFMGREVYLLAKKLYGEEEGSHATPSEVALTQFVYPDVIKNAVLGEQVGKGHPIYGASNFRGCYPDGRMGSNPALATPEHGQQFYELAVKELTESYLEFIS; encoded by the coding sequence ATGCAGTTACATTTATGTACATGGATAGAAGTTGAAACTTATTTACAACATAATAATTCTATTATTATACCGATCGGATCTACAGAACAACACGGACCTACAGGATTAATCGGTACAGATGCCATTTGTGCCGAAAAAGTGGCTTTAGGGGTATCAAATAACGTTAAAACTATCGTCGCACCAACAATTAATGTAGGTATGGCTCTCCACCATACTGCCTTCCCGGGTACAATCAGCCTACGTCCGACAACTTTAATTGTATATGTGCAAGATTATGTTACTTCTTTAGCTAAAGCAGGTTTTCGTAAATTCTTTTTTATCAATGGTCATGGTGGTAATATTGCGACACTCAAAGCCGCTTTTTCTCAAATTTATGATTATTTAGACTGTTTAAATTTAGTTAATAGTGATCAAGTTAAATGTAAAATCGCTAATTGGTTTATGGGTAGAGAAGTTTATTTGTTGGCAAAGAAATTATATGGTGAAGAAGAAGGCTCTCATGCTACCCCTTCAGAAGTAGCATTGACTCAATTTGTGTATCCTGATGTGATTAAAAACGCAGTTTTAGGGGAACAAGTAGGAAAAGGACATCCAATTTATGGGGCTAGTAATTTTCGTGGTTGCTACCCTGATGGTAGAATGGGATCAAATCCGGCTTTGGCAACTCCTGAACACGGTCAACAGTTCTACGAGTTGGCGGTGAAAGAACTAACTGAAAGTTATCTTGAATTTATTAGTTAG
- a CDS encoding ABC transporter ATP-binding protein, with protein sequence MTESAILEVKGVSKKFSGNPISAVNQVSFNLQEGELLGLLGPSGCGKTTLLRIIAGFEKPSEGMIELGGKIVTGGINWVEPEKRHTGMVFQDYALFPHLNVADNISFGLKTKKPRPNSQQIKNRVAEVLQLVGLSGFEKRYPHELSGGQQQRIALARALAPQPKLILLDEPLSNLDVQVRERLRHEIRTILKSTNTAAIFVTHDQEEAMAIADKIGVMDQGKLAQIGTPEEIYTKPDCKFVAQFVTQANFLQATKQGEVWCTELGEWCIDTPVSFHQGELMFRQEDVILQPDEDGVTVIQEREFLGREYRYCLQTYSGKRLHARTDVKTQLPIGAKVKLNIIPKTAQIFPLA encoded by the coding sequence ATGACAGAATCAGCAATTCTCGAAGTCAAAGGAGTTAGTAAAAAATTCTCTGGAAATCCAATCTCAGCAGTGAATCAAGTTAGTTTTAATTTACAAGAAGGTGAATTATTAGGATTATTAGGTCCTTCTGGCTGTGGTAAAACTACTTTACTAAGAATTATTGCTGGATTTGAAAAACCTTCTGAGGGGATGATTGAATTAGGTGGGAAAATTGTCACTGGAGGTATCAACTGGGTTGAACCAGAAAAGCGTCATACAGGTATGGTATTTCAAGATTATGCTTTATTTCCTCATCTTAATGTAGCTGATAATATTTCTTTTGGTTTAAAAACGAAAAAACCACGCCCCAATAGTCAACAAATAAAAAATAGAGTTGCAGAAGTTTTGCAATTAGTTGGTTTAAGTGGTTTTGAGAAGCGTTATCCTCATGAACTATCAGGTGGACAACAACAAAGAATTGCTTTAGCCAGAGCTTTAGCACCCCAACCTAAGTTAATCTTATTAGATGAACCTTTAAGTAATTTGGATGTGCAGGTAAGAGAAAGACTTCGCCATGAAATACGTACGATACTAAAAAGTACTAACACCGCAGCTATTTTTGTCACTCATGATCAAGAAGAAGCTATGGCGATCGCTGATAAAATAGGTGTAATGGATCAAGGAAAATTGGCTCAAATAGGTACACCTGAAGAAATTTATACCAAACCAGACTGTAAGTTTGTAGCTCAATTTGTTACTCAAGCGAATTTTTTACAAGCAACAAAACAAGGAGAAGTATGGTGTACAGAATTAGGTGAATGGTGTATTGATACCCCTGTTAGTTTTCATCAAGGGGAATTAATGTTTCGTCAAGAGGACGTAATTCTACAACCTGATGAAGATGGAGTTACAGTGATTCAGGAAAGAGAATTTTTGGGAAGAGAATATCGTTATTGTTTACAAACTTATTCAGGTAAAAGACTTCATGCACGCACAGATGTAAAAACTCAGTTACCTATCGGTGCAAAAGTTAAACTAAATATTATTCCTAAAACTGCTCAAATTTTTCCTCTTGCTTGA
- a CDS encoding cadmium resistance transporter has product MTDLFIAITKAIATFTATNLDDIMILTLFFGEVNVLFRRRQIVIGQYLGFIFLVLASLPGFFGTFLIPSYFLRGLGIIPVIVGIVYLYKIESEERNEENELSINHHPSNWLTRLVSPQIYSVAAITIANGSDNISVYLPLFANTNIQGLLITVITFLVLVAVWCFVAYKLTNIKAIANLLTSYGNTLVPCVLIGLGVYIVQENFWLSSLALIISYLWAINLEQNRFSEEE; this is encoded by the coding sequence ATGACAGATTTATTTATTGCTATCACCAAGGCGATCGCCACTTTTACAGCTACTAATTTAGATGACATCATGATTTTGACGTTATTTTTTGGTGAAGTGAATGTTTTATTTCGTCGTCGGCAAATCGTTATTGGTCAATATTTAGGGTTTATATTCTTAGTTTTAGCTAGTTTACCGGGATTTTTTGGTACTTTTCTTATTCCTAGTTATTTTCTTAGAGGATTAGGCATTATTCCCGTTATTGTAGGGATAGTTTATCTTTACAAAATCGAATCTGAGGAAAGAAATGAAGAGAATGAATTATCCATAAATCATCATCCTTCTAACTGGCTAACTCGTTTAGTATCCCCTCAAATTTATAGTGTTGCGGCTATTACTATTGCCAATGGTAGTGATAATATTAGTGTTTATTTACCATTATTTGCCAATACGAATATTCAAGGTTTGTTGATTACTGTGATTACCTTTTTAGTGTTAGTGGCGGTGTGGTGTTTTGTCGCCTATAAATTAACTAATATTAAGGCGATCGCCAATTTATTGACCAGTTATGGAAATACTCTCGTACCTTGTGTTTTAATAGGTTTAGGGGTATATATTGTCCAAGAAAATTTCTGGTTATCATCTTTAGCCCTAATTATTAGTTACTTATGGGCTATTAATCTCGAACAAAATCGATTTTCCGAAGAAGAATAA
- a CDS encoding Crp/Fnr family transcriptional regulator produces the protein MTAMILRNGTPLTTFKQHQSIYLRRSFLPLRRDGFWQIQSGVVRTFSWLDDGTVVVFGLWGKGDIISPLLSKAHSFKMECLTDVKITYLSLHQQTEINQALISQTQEIQQLMTIKHYRPVNEALMQLLRWLGKKFGEERKNGILIDLRLTHQEIAETICTTRVTVTRLLSLFEKRGIIDRPTKHSIILKYN, from the coding sequence ATGACTGCTATGATATTACGAAATGGAACTCCTTTAACAACATTCAAACAACATCAAAGTATATATTTGAGGCGTTCATTTTTACCTCTACGTAGAGATGGCTTTTGGCAAATTCAATCAGGAGTCGTTCGTACTTTTAGTTGGCTTGATGATGGTACAGTGGTTGTATTTGGTTTGTGGGGCAAAGGAGATATTATTTCCCCGTTACTTTCTAAAGCCCATTCTTTTAAAATGGAATGTTTAACGGATGTCAAAATCACTTATTTATCGCTACATCAACAAACAGAAATCAATCAAGCCTTAATTTCTCAAACTCAAGAAATACAACAGTTAATGACAATCAAACACTATCGCCCAGTTAATGAAGCATTAATGCAACTACTAAGATGGCTAGGGAAAAAATTTGGAGAAGAGAGAAAAAATGGTATTTTGATCGATCTACGATTAACCCATCAAGAAATTGCTGAAACTATTTGTACAACTAGGGTTACAGTCACTAGGTTATTATCATTATTTGAAAAAAGAGGTATTATTGATCGTCCAACGAAACACTCTATTATCTTAAAATACAATTGA
- a CDS encoding carbon-nitrogen hydrolase family protein, which yields MKSYIAAAVCMTSTPDLDNNLTQAEELIELAVNQGAKLIGLPENFSFLGDDQEKIAQVENIAIKSEKFLIRMAQRFQITILGGGFPTPVMEDKSKAHNTAILINANGLELARYDKVHLFDVNVPDGNNYHESNTVKAGSSLPPVYDGGDLGKLGLSICYDVRFPEVYRHLSREGAEILFIPAAFTAYTGKDHWQVLLQARAIENTCYVIAPAQTGNHYARRFTHGHAMIIDPWGSILTTTGSQTGVAIAEINPQRLQQVRQQMPCLQHRVF from the coding sequence ATGAAATCATATATTGCGGCGGCAGTTTGCATGACTAGCACTCCTGATCTTGACAACAATTTAACTCAAGCAGAAGAATTAATTGAATTAGCAGTTAATCAAGGAGCAAAATTAATTGGTTTACCCGAAAATTTCTCCTTTTTAGGTGATGATCAAGAAAAAATTGCTCAAGTGGAAAATATAGCCATTAAAAGTGAAAAATTCTTGATTCGCATGGCACAACGTTTTCAAATAACTATTTTAGGTGGTGGGTTTCCTACTCCTGTAATGGAAGATAAATCTAAAGCTCATAATACTGCTATTTTAATTAATGCCAATGGTTTAGAACTCGCTCGTTATGATAAAGTGCATTTATTTGATGTAAATGTGCCTGACGGAAACAATTATCATGAATCTAACACTGTAAAAGCTGGATCTAGTTTGCCCCCTGTTTATGATGGCGGTGATTTAGGTAAATTGGGTTTATCGATCTGTTATGATGTGCGTTTTCCTGAAGTTTATCGTCATTTATCCCGTGAAGGTGCAGAAATTCTCTTTATCCCCGCCGCTTTTACTGCTTATACAGGCAAAGATCACTGGCAAGTTTTATTACAAGCAAGAGCCATCGAAAATACTTGCTATGTGATTGCTCCTGCACAAACTGGTAATCATTATGCTCGTCGTTTTACCCATGGTCATGCTATGATTATTGATCCTTGGGGTTCGATTTTAACTACCACAGGCTCTCAAACAGGAGTTGCCATTGCGGAAATTAATCCTCAAAGATTACAACAGGTACGTCAACAAATGCCTTGTTTACAACATCGAGTATTTTAA
- a CDS encoding YidH family protein, with the protein MFFSKSTKESSAKAKALNPSRTRDHLANERTYLAWMRTSVGLMGFGVVILRLRAFHPPELPRPGIGWKMGLVFSVVGLLTVLLSTIQYFIVRRDIEEDTYEPPDRWVILFSLAITFLGAGIIYIVFTTSPDPNDILMM; encoded by the coding sequence ATGTTTTTTAGCAAGTCAACAAAAGAAAGTTCAGCCAAAGCCAAAGCATTAAACCCTTCTCGCACAAGAGATCATTTAGCAAACGAACGAACGTACTTAGCTTGGATGCGTACGTCTGTGGGATTAATGGGATTTGGTGTCGTAATTTTGCGTCTTCGTGCTTTTCATCCTCCCGAATTACCTCGCCCCGGCATTGGTTGGAAAATGGGCTTAGTTTTTTCTGTCGTTGGCTTACTAACGGTTTTACTCTCAACAATCCAATATTTTATTGTTCGTCGTGACATTGAGGAGGATACATATGAACCACCTGACCGATGGGTAATTTTATTTAGTTTAGCCATTACCTTTTTAGGAGCGGGAATTATTTATATAGTATTTACTACTTCCCCTGATCCTAATGATATATTAATGATGTGA
- a CDS encoding efflux RND transporter periplasmic adaptor subunit: MKNQIKSKNIVTTVSLLAMLTTGCNQEKTQAPAPTAIPVNITTAQQAQLIDSTEYVGTLEAIQRVNLAPEINGRIKQIAVQEGDFVNQGELIAELEPTQQEENVFAADANVQSQIAAFTQSQSELRQREGEKDSTSSQVAGLRADVSRAEANLKSALADLQRATADLELAKVNHERSTFLVNSGVLPKQDLDDKTRDLNTSKATVSAQKEAVQAARSQVQTTKESLNSALSNLKVANERIQGARANVARSKANIDQSRGNKGSIEQELIFNRIVAPVSGIVGDFKKKKVGDYLNRGETFTTITSNNQFHLNVNVPSENLNRLKIGLPVQILNEDNSAVVSGSVNYISPIVDQSNQSVNIKVTFNNNNIFKDEKYVRTRIIWQTSPGVLIPTNAVSSLGGQKFVFVAQPGESESSLMAKQIPITVGRIQGQEFQVLSGVRPGDRIITSRILDLRNNTPVTEAELTSSTK; the protein is encoded by the coding sequence ATGAAAAACCAAATTAAAAGTAAAAATATTGTGACGACGGTTTCTTTGTTAGCAATGTTAACCACAGGATGTAATCAAGAAAAAACCCAAGCTCCTGCACCAACTGCTATACCTGTTAATATAACCACAGCACAACAGGCTCAACTTATTGATAGTACTGAATATGTAGGTACATTAGAGGCTATCCAGAGAGTTAATTTAGCCCCAGAAATTAATGGTAGAATCAAGCAAATAGCTGTTCAAGAAGGGGATTTTGTTAATCAAGGAGAATTAATAGCAGAATTAGAGCCTACTCAACAAGAAGAAAATGTCTTTGCGGCTGATGCTAATGTCCAAAGTCAAATAGCGGCTTTTACTCAATCTCAATCGGAATTAAGACAACGAGAAGGGGAAAAAGACAGTACTTCATCTCAAGTAGCGGGTTTAAGAGCCGATGTTAGTCGTGCGGAAGCAAATTTAAAATCTGCTCTTGCTGATTTACAAAGGGCAACTGCAGATCTAGAATTAGCTAAGGTTAATCATGAACGTTCTACTTTCTTGGTGAACTCTGGAGTCTTACCCAAACAAGATTTAGATGATAAAACAAGAGACTTAAATACCTCTAAGGCAACAGTTTCGGCTCAAAAAGAAGCAGTACAAGCAGCACGATCTCAAGTCCAAACTACAAAAGAATCTCTTAATTCAGCATTAAGTAATTTAAAAGTAGCCAATGAGAGAATACAAGGTGCAAGAGCTAATGTTGCTAGATCAAAAGCAAATATTGATCAATCAAGAGGAAATAAAGGAAGTATCGAACAAGAATTAATTTTCAACAGAATTGTTGCTCCTGTCAGTGGTATTGTAGGTGATTTTAAAAAGAAAAAAGTTGGTGATTATCTTAACAGAGGTGAAACTTTTACGACGATTACCAGTAATAATCAATTTCATCTCAATGTTAATGTACCTAGTGAGAATCTTAACCGTCTGAAAATTGGTCTTCCCGTACAAATTCTCAATGAAGATAATTCTGCTGTAGTTTCAGGTAGTGTGAATTATATTTCTCCTATAGTTGATCAGTCAAACCAGTCTGTAAATATTAAGGTTACTTTTAATAATAATAATATATTTAAGGATGAAAAATATGTTCGTACTCGTATTATTTGGCAAACTAGTCCGGGGGTATTAATTCCTACTAATGCGGTTAGTAGCTTAGGGGGGCAAAAATTTGTTTTTGTTGCTCAACCGGGAGAATCTGAGTCTTCTTTGATGGCAAAACAAATCCCCATTACTGTGGGAAGAATTCAAGGACAAGAATTTCAGGTGCTTTCAGGGGTTCGTCCAGGCGATCGTATTATTACTTCTCGAATTTTAGATTTAAGAAATAATACTCCTGTCACTGAGGCGGAATTAACTTCAAGCACCAAGTAG
- the ilvB gene encoding biosynthetic-type acetolactate synthase large subunit, with protein sequence MVASNIPSFKLSTDVIPLRCSGAYALMDSLCRHGVKHIFGYPGGAILPIYDELYRFEAKGELHHILVRHEQGAAHAADGYARATGKVGVCFGTSGPGATNLVTGIATAHMDSIPMVIITGQVPRDAIGSDAFQETDIYGITLPIVKHSYVARHARDIAWIIAEAFYIASTGRPGPVLVDIPKDVGLEECEYVPVNPGEVKLSGYRPTVKGNPRQINAAVELIACAKKPLLYVGGGAILSNAHAQIKELAERFQLPVTTTLMGLGAFDEHNPLSVGMLGMHGTAYANFAVSECDLLIAVGARFDDRVTGKLDEFASGAKVIHVDIDPAEVGKNRRPDVPIVGDVRQVLEQILQRARELDLPVKDTLTDDWLAKIDTWKQNYPLEIPHPEDSLSPQEVIVEVGRQAPNAYYTTDVGQHQMWAAQFLKTGPNRWISSAGLGTMGFGLPAAMGAKVAVPDEEVICISGDASFQMNLQELATLAQYNIKAKIVIINNRWQGMVRQWQETFYGERYSSSNMEIGMPDFALLAKAFGVKGMDVTQRSELSGAITEMLAHDGPVLLNVQVKRDQNCYPMVAPGKSNAEMLGLPSQK encoded by the coding sequence ATGGTAGCTTCTAATATTCCTTCTTTTAAATTATCAACAGATGTAATTCCTCTCCGATGTAGTGGTGCTTATGCGTTGATGGATAGTCTTTGTCGTCACGGAGTTAAGCATATTTTTGGTTATCCCGGAGGTGCTATTTTACCTATTTACGATGAATTGTATCGTTTTGAAGCCAAAGGTGAGTTACACCATATTCTTGTAAGACACGAACAAGGAGCAGCCCATGCCGCCGATGGTTATGCCCGTGCCACTGGTAAAGTAGGGGTTTGTTTTGGCACTTCTGGACCTGGTGCGACAAACTTAGTTACAGGTATCGCTACTGCTCATATGGACTCTATTCCGATGGTAATTATCACAGGACAAGTACCTAGAGATGCAATTGGCTCAGATGCTTTTCAGGAAACAGATATTTATGGAATCACTTTACCCATTGTGAAACATTCCTACGTTGCTCGTCATGCTAGAGATATTGCTTGGATTATTGCCGAAGCATTTTATATCGCTAGTACAGGCAGACCAGGTCCAGTTTTAGTAGATATTCCTAAAGATGTCGGCTTAGAAGAATGTGAGTATGTACCAGTAAATCCGGGTGAAGTTAAGCTTTCAGGTTATCGCCCCACCGTTAAAGGAAATCCTCGTCAAATTAATGCCGCAGTTGAATTAATTGCTTGTGCTAAAAAACCTTTACTTTATGTTGGTGGTGGTGCTATCTTATCTAACGCCCATGCTCAAATTAAAGAATTAGCAGAACGTTTTCAACTACCTGTTACGACTACTCTAATGGGCTTAGGTGCATTTGACGAACATAATCCTCTTTCGGTGGGTATGTTAGGAATGCACGGTACTGCTTATGCGAACTTTGCTGTTAGTGAATGTGATTTATTAATTGCCGTTGGTGCAAGATTTGATGATCGAGTGACAGGTAAACTAGATGAATTTGCTTCTGGTGCAAAAGTGATTCATGTGGATATTGATCCTGCCGAAGTTGGTAAAAATCGTCGTCCTGATGTTCCTATTGTCGGCGATGTGCGTCAAGTCTTAGAGCAAATTTTACAACGTGCCAGAGAATTAGATTTACCCGTCAAAGATACTTTAACTGACGATTGGTTAGCAAAGATTGATACTTGGAAACAAAACTATCCTTTAGAAATACCTCATCCTGAAGACTCTCTTTCTCCTCAAGAAGTGATTGTTGAAGTAGGTCGCCAAGCTCCTAATGCTTACTACACAACAGATGTAGGTCAACATCAAATGTGGGCGGCACAATTTTTAAAAACAGGACCGAATCGTTGGATTTCTAGTGCTGGTTTAGGTACAATGGGTTTTGGTTTACCCGCTGCCATGGGTGCAAAAGTAGCTGTACCTGATGAGGAAGTTATTTGTATTAGTGGGGATGCTAGTTTTCAAATGAATTTACAAGAGTTAGCTACCCTTGCTCAATATAATATCAAAGCTAAAATCGTTATCATTAATAATCGTTGGCAAGGAATGGTTCGCCAATGGCAAGAAACTTTTTATGGTGAACGCTATTCTTCTTCTAATATGGAAATAGGAATGCCTGATTTTGCTCTTTTAGCAAAAGCTTTTGGTGTTAAAGGCATGGATGTAACTCAACGCAGTGAGTTGTCAGGTGCGATCACTGAAATGTTAGCGCATGATGGTCCTGTATTATTAAATGTTCAGGTAAAACGGGATCAAAATTGTTATCCAATGGTAGCACCGGGTAAAAGTAACGCTGAAATGTTAGGATTACCATCGCAAAAATGA
- a CDS encoding class II glutamine amidotransferase — MCQLLGMNSNVPTDICFSFEGFCARGGKTDEHRDGWGIAFFEDLGCRIFLDDNPSINSPIAQLVKQYPIKSKNVIAHIRKATQGEIGLENCHPFQRELWGNYWVFAHNGNLDNFEPNLRGIYQTVGTTDSEKAFCLLLETLRQSFPNGKPTLLELYPILKTITQNLSRYGIFNYLLSNGEYLFAHCSTKLHYLVRQAPFAAAHLIDEDVTVDFRALTKKNDQVAIIATLPLTDNEIWTSISQEQLLVFQNGNLIM, encoded by the coding sequence ATGTGTCAACTTTTGGGCATGAATTCTAACGTACCAACTGATATTTGTTTTTCCTTTGAAGGTTTTTGTGCTAGAGGAGGTAAAACTGATGAACATCGAGATGGTTGGGGTATTGCCTTTTTTGAGGATTTAGGATGTCGTATTTTTTTAGATGATAATCCATCCATTAATTCTCCCATTGCTCAATTAGTGAAACAGTATCCCATCAAGTCGAAAAATGTCATTGCTCATATTCGTAAAGCGACTCAAGGAGAAATTGGTTTAGAAAATTGTCATCCATTTCAGCGTGAATTATGGGGAAATTATTGGGTTTTTGCCCATAACGGTAATTTAGATAATTTTGAACCGAACTTAAGAGGAATTTATCAAACTGTAGGTACAACAGATAGTGAAAAAGCCTTTTGTTTATTGTTAGAAACTCTTCGTCAAAGTTTTCCAAATGGTAAGCCAACTTTATTAGAACTTTATCCTATTCTAAAAACGATCACTCAAAATTTATCTCGATACGGAATTTTTAATTATTTACTCTCTAATGGAGAATATCTTTTTGCTCATTGTTCAACTAAGTTACACTATTTAGTTCGTCAAGCTCCCTTTGCGGCTGCGCACTTAATAGATGAAGATGTTACTGTTGATTTTCGAGCTTTAACCAAAAAAAATGATCAAGTCGCAATTATTGCAACTTTACCTTTAACGGATAATGAAATATGGACAAGTATTTCCCAAGAACAATTATTGGTTTTTCAAAATGGTAATCTTATTATGTAA